The Amycolatopsis sp. DG1A-15b genome contains the following window.
AGTGCCGGACGCATTCGTCAGCGTCAAGGCCAGCTCAACATCCTCAGTCGACAGAATCGCCATGCAGCCCAGCAGACAGGGGATTGGTATCGAGCGTCGCCGCATAGGGCGTTATACAGCCCTCGATGACGCATCGCGACTGCGCTGATCGGATGAACGGCTCAGAGCGCGCCGTCATGACCCGGTGGCCGCGACATCCGTCCAGCGTGATCCCACCGCACCCACCCCCGACTCGGATGCCTGTACCACCCGCTGACACGGCCGACCTGCTGGCGCAGTGGTTGAACGGCAAGAAACCGACAACCACCACCGCTACCCGCCCCGACCACGGCAGCGGCTTGCGGTTCGCGTTCTATGGCCGCACCTCGACCACCCGCCATCAAGATCGTGTGTCGTCACAGGGTTGGCAGCGCGACATGGCCGAGCACCTCATCGCCGGACACGGCCAGATCGTCGCCGCCTTCTTCGACACCGGCACCTCACGCCGCATCCCCTGGAAGCAGCGACCACAGGCCACTCAGCTGATTGCCTCGATCTCCGCCCCGGAACGCTCCGTCGATGCGATCGTGGTCGGCGAGTACGAACGCGCCTTCGCCGGCACCCAATTCGCCACCCTCTACACCTGGTGCACCCGGCACGGCATCCAGCTATGGCTGCCAGAAACAGGAGGCCCTGTTGATCTCGCCAATCGCGATCATCGGACACTGCTGTCGCTGCTGGCCACCCAGTCGCAGCGCGAAGTGCTCCGGGCTCGGCATCGGGTGCTGGCTGCGATGCACAATCAGGCCATCCAGCAAGGCCGCTACCTCGGCGGACGACCGCCCTACGGTTATCAGCTCGTCGACGCCGGTCCGCACCCCAACCCCGCAGACGCCCGCTGGGGCCGACGCCTCCAGCGCTTGGCTCCCGACCCACTAACCGCGCCGCACGTGGCATGGATGTTCCGGCAACGCCTCGCCGGGCACAGCATCGCTAGCATCGCCCGGCACCTGAACGAGCGTGGTGTCCCCTGCCCGTCGAGCGCCGACCCGGACCGCAACCGCCACCGAACCCGCGGTGCCTGGACCTTGCGCACGGTCGCGGTGATCCTGGCGAACCCGCGCTACACCGGGCGACAGACCTGGAACCGTCGTGCCACCGACCCCAGCGGTCCAGCTTCAATGCCTGCACTGTCGGCGAAGGCCGCGCATCCGGCGCTCGTCACCGAGTTGGACTTCGTCGCCGCTCAGCAGGTCCGGGCTGCTCGGCCAACCACCGACGGGCGAGTCCGACGGTTCGCGCTCGCCGGTTTGATCCACTGCGGTGTGTGCGACCGGCGGCTCGACTCGCACTGGAACCACGGACGTGCGACCTACCGCTGCCGCCACGGCCATACCAGCACCCAGCGCGCCGACCAGCCGCGGCCGAAGACGATCTACATCCGCGAGGACTATCTCGTCGAGGAGATCAGCATCCGACTCGGAGAAGAAGGCAACGACGGCCACGTCGCACCGGCGCTTGACCGACCACGACACAGACGCGTGGCCGCGGCGCTGCGCGACTCAGGGAAGATCATCGTCTGCGACAGGGCCGGATGGCGGCTGCAGGAGATCGATTCGAGCTGAGCTACGATCGACCCCGGCTTCAAGATCGCTTGTCGCGATCCGTGGGGTAATACTGTGTCCGAGGACGATCTTGCTCACTATCTACACGCTTACACCTCGACCTTGGCTAACTGCCCCAACATAAGCGTTACCGTCCGAGACGTCTCAGCACTAGCCAGTCACGGGCTCGGGAGCAGCACCATTAGCCCCGTCACCTTTTAGCGGGTCAGAAAGCTGACTAACGGAGGGCAAGCGGCCGCCCAAGCGTTGCAACCGAGCGCTGCCTCTAGCCTGACGCTGCGACGTCGACCTATCCAAGTGTTGAAAAGTCAAGATTGGTAACAGCTACACGGGAGTGCTCAAGACAGAGCGCATGTCCTAGTTGCAACATAGAATAGGCAACCTCCGTTGAGCGCAACATTGCGAATTCAGCTGCCCCCTCACTTTCGTAGGCTGTCCTATCACGCCAAGCAATAGCGACGATGTCATCCTCATCGTGATTCTCGGAAACATTCGAGTTCATAAGCTTAAAACCAACCGATTGAAGACCCTTGATTGTTTCCAATGTTTCGACTGGTGAAATCCCCAGATCTCGACGAATAAGATCTAGGCTTGCATGTATATTTTCCGGCATCTCAGCCTTGCAGCCAACAAGGAAAATCTCGGCAATCAACACTCGTTCGTCAATTGTCATTCTACGTAAGGACTGCATAAAATTCTCTGCAATGCTGGATACGATTCTCCGCTCATCTTCCACAGTGACACGCATCGCTTCAAAAAGCTTAACAGGCACCGGCGGTAGATAATCTCGTCGCAACGGCGTTCCAACCTTCTCGGCTATCATCTCAGCGAGGCGCTCCGGAGCAATGTCTCGGAGATCTATGTAACCCAGAGTAGGACGAAGTCCTTGAAGCTCGACCCTATCGAATCTGACGGGAAGAACATACTCACCGTTTTCCTCCAGTGCGCGAGCCTGAGCACTGCGTCTTTCGTGAGTTGTCCAAACTTTCCGCGCGTAATCCTCAGAAATGAACAGAACGCAATATCGGGCTGCTACACGGTAGACGTAATCGAGATGTTCGTAGAGATCTTTTCCCCATATTGACACCTTCTCGAAATCATCGTAAAAGACTCTTATTCCGCGCAGCCGGAGGGAACTGGCAACCTTCTCAACATAGGTTCTTTGTTCGCCCGCGAACGACAGGGCAACGTCCCAACGGTGCATGAAAAGATCATTTGACGTGTCTTCCATCCGACAGATACTAGGCCACCAGGCGTCGTACTTGGCGGGGCGGCACCATCGGGCGTCTGCCCAGTGGTGACCAACTCAGCGACGGCGACCAACGCAGCGAGTGCAGGGCCGGGGCCATCGCCGGACAGCGCAGCGCGCCGCGCTGAGGCGATTGCCCCGCCAGCGCGGTCGAGGAGAGCAAGCAGATTGGCACGGCTGGCCCAGCAGGGAGGCGTGCTCGGTGCGCGCGCTGGCACCAGGCCGGACCGTGGTGAGTGGCAGGACGCCCCCGCTCACCACGACACGGCAGCACCTTCCCGCATAGCGGAATTTGTCACGAAATCAGCCGTCACCCCGCTTGGTGACGCTGTCACATCTGCCGTGACAGCTCGAAACAACAGGTGACCTGTGGAAACGGCTCATGTGACGGCTGCACTCGGTTGGGTGGACGCCTACAGCAGGTCCGAACTCTGACTGCGGCCGCTCCGCTCGTTCACCTCGCCATGCTGACGCCGGCAGTCCATCCGAAGCCGGCACCGGCAGCGTCCTCCGACAGCAGCGAGCACGGCCCCGCGTGGCGTGGCGGTACCTGGATGCGGCTGCACAGACGGTTGCGCAACCAGGATCTTGACATCCTTGGCGGTGGTCGAGGATCGAGTGAGTAGACCCAGCCTGCCAAACAACCGCACCATGATCAAATACGTCAGCCGAAACAACACAGTCGGTGAGCATCGCATGGCCGCCTCGATGGCAAAACGGCAGGTCAGCGAACCAAGGTCGAGTTGTGGCCCGGTACAAGGGCGGCCGGCAGGAACCGCCCGGGCGACGCCTTGTGCGTCCACATCGCGCAGCCGACGTGCAGACCTGCCATGGTCGTCAGCTCCTTCCGGATCGGGAAACTTCCCGGGCGACCGTAACGCGCCCGGTGGTGCAAACGACATCCGACCTGGCGGAAATGGCCGGACATCCGGGAGGCAATGCAAATGACCTGGCAGGAAGAGCTCCGTCTACTCGACGAGCAGCTTGCCAGCGGGAAAGTGACGGCCGACGAGTACCGGAAGCGCCGGGACGACATTCTGGCCGGAGCCATTTCGGCTCCGGTCGCCGATGCCTCCGAGTCGGCCGTCAAGGCTCCGGCCGAAGAGCCTGCAACGCCGTACAACGGCTTCGAAATGCCGCTCGCCGGGCACGCGGCGGGTTTCCACGCTGACACCGACGACGGCCAGGACCGGATGGGCATCGTCGCCGACGTCGACATGCTCGCCGACCTCGTCGCTTCGCGCCTGATCGCGCCGCCGTTGTCCATCGGCCTCTTCGGGAACTGGGGCACCGGCAAGAGCTTCTTCATGCGCAGCATGCAAAGCCGGATCCGGGCAACGGCGAAGGCCGCGGAACGCGCCGAACGCGCCGCGGGACGTCGTGGGCCGGAAATCTCCACCTTCTGCTCGTCCGTCCGGCAGATCACCTTCAACGCATGGCACTACGCCGAGGCGAACCTCTGGGCGAGCCTCGCGACGCAGATCTTCGACAACATCGCCGCCAACGGCTCGGAGGACGACCTGAGCCGCCGCGCCGACGAGCTCGCCGAGTTGCGCCGCACCGAGCCCTCCCTGCTGACGCAGCTCAGCACCGTGCGCTTGGAGCGCATGCTCGTTGCGGCGAGGCACGAACGTGCCCCCGTCCGGCTGGGCCTCACCGCCGACGACTTCGCGTGGATCGCCCGGGAAACCGGGGTCGAGACCGCCACCACCGACCAGATCCGGGAGTTCGCCGGCGAGGCGGCCGACGCCACGACCGAATTCCGGCGCGGGTGGCAACTGCTGCGCGGCAACGTCCGCGCCTGGGCGACGCTCACCGTCGGTTTGGCGTTCGCGGTGGTGCTGGCCGTGGTGGTCCGTGGACCGCTGTGGCCGGCCGTCGTCAGCGCTGTTTCGGTGCTCGCCGCGGCCACCCCGACCATCGCCACCGTCCGGAAGGCGGTCCGGCGGATCAGGGACGCGGCGGACCGCGCCGACCAGGCGACCGACCAGCGGCTCGCCGAGCTCGACGCGGAAGCCGACCGCCTCGAGCGGGCTGTCGGCGACCTCGCGCCCGGGCGCGACGCGACCGCGTTCGCCAAGTCCCGCTACGCCAGCGACGACTACCGGCAGCACCTCGGCATCGTCTCCCTCCTGCGGCGCGACCTGGAGACGTTCGCCGCGATCCTCGCCCGGGAGGACGGCGGTGGCCTGGAGCGGGTCGTGCTGTACATCGACGACCTCGACCGCTGCCCCAGCGACGTGGTCGTGAAGGTGCTGGAAGCGATCCACCTGCTGGTCGCGCTGCCGGTGTTCGTCGTGGTCGTCGGCGTCGACCCCCGCTGGCTGCGGAAGGCGATCGCCACCCACTACGCGGACCTGCTCACAGACCTGGCTCCCGAGCAGTACCTGGAGAAGATCTTCCAGGTGCCGTTCCAGCTGTCCGCCATGAACGAGGATGCCTACCGCGGCCTGATCCGCAGCATGGCACCCACCCGCCCGCGGTCACCCACGACCCAGAACACCTTGGACGCCCCGGTGGCGGAGCTCCCGCCGACGGCCAGGCCGGACACGTCGGAAGTTGACGTGCGCCCGCAACAGCTGGACCTGTCCAGTGCCGAAGTGGACTTCCTGTGCGGAGTCGGGAAGCTGGTACCCACACCCCGCACCGCGAAGCGCCTCCTCAACCTTTACCGGCTCATCCGTTCGCGGCTGACCAACGTCGAGCTGTCCGAATTCGTCGACGGCGACGCGGAGCCGGCCAAAGCCGTCATCGTCCTGCTCGCCCTGCACGCCGCCGACGCCCACACGGCGGCGGAGTTGTTCGCTTCTGTGGAGCATCTCGAGTTGAAGTCGTGGGACGAAGCGGTGGCGCACGACTGGCCAGACCCGAAGATCGCTGAGATAGCCGCAGCGGTCCGCGGAATCGACGAGCTCCCGCAGCAGATGAGCCGTTACCTCGACTGGCTGCCCCTGGCCCGCCGGTTCTCCTTCGACGACTGACATCCGGCCACGGGCAGCCCGAAGTTGCCAGAGGTCGGTCGACGGATACCAGACCACGGCGGATGGTGGTCCTTGGGCCCGTCATGGGCAACGATGTGTCTGAACGTCTTCAGTTGCACAGCCGTGGGCGCTTGACGTACGCCGAGTGCCCCAGCAGCACCGAACTCCGCTGTGGTCTCATGACGTCATGAGCCGGTCTCCGCGTGGTCCGTGGGAAGTCCCGAACTCACCCACCACGATGACAATCCCTGAACGGAACGAGTCACCTCGTGACTCGTTCCGACACCCATCGCCAACCTATCGGTGACCAGGCTTGGACGGAGGGAACGACCCGGCAATGACGACGATCCCGATCAAGTCTCTACACCAGGGCAACCTTGACACACAACGTAGTGGCCTGGACGAATCGCGGATTCAGTACTTCCTCGACCACCCCACTGAGATCGAGGGCATCCTCGTCTATGAGGCACCGAGCGACGGGGAGCGAGTCACGGTCAACGGGCATCACCGTGTCGAAGCCGCTCGACGCCTTGGTCGGACCGCAATCGAGGCCGAACTTCGTCCGGGAACGCGGACGGACGCGCTGGCGTACATGGATATGAAGCGTAAGCCTTGGTCAGAAATCGAGGCGGCAAACCGCGAACAGTGACGCTATCTCGTGCCCGTTGGCGCACCAACCAGCTACCATGGGGCAATGATGTGTCCGAGACGATCTTGCTCACTAGCTACACGCATCAGGCTGTCTGCCTAAGGTGCGCTCAGCGACGGTCTGACACGCAGCATCTCGGCCGCCCCGAGGCTTGAGACGAACTACTAGTCATTCACCACTAGAGAGCTCATGCTGCGGTTACGATGAGCAGATATACGCAGTGCGGCCTTCACGGCCTTCATTGCCAGGTCCACTCTTGGTGCTTCACCGCCCCTCATGACCATCAAAACCGTTAATGCGGCGCGCGTTCAGCACTTTGCAATCGTGCCTACTGAATGGATGTACGTGCGCCCCCCAACCGCCTCCCAACGTCATTGATCATCAACTGGCAAACATCCATTAATTCTGTCACGTAATCCCGGATCTCGGCAGCATCTCGACGACGCTGAATGTCACTTTTGGAATCGTCGCTACTACGATCCCAAGGTCGCAAGATATCCAAGTCGTGCGCAACTTGATTCCGCGCAACGAACGCCTTTTCAAGCATTGAAGACTTTGTCTTAGTGGCCTTTATTCGCTTCCTTATTGCTGGTTCCGTTACGCCCAGAGCTCCCGCAATTTCCTCTAGCCTTTGCGTGGATTGGGCACTACCAGCGGTCAGCGATTGCACCCAATTTTCAGCAAAGACTTCACGCGGAGAAGCTCCAGAGCCCAGGAGGAACTTCACCAGTGCAACTGGACTTACGCCAACTCCTCCCGAATCAGAGATCGCGGCTTCTGCAAAGATGGATAGTTTTACTTGGACCACTTCGTCTACCTTTGCCAACGCAGGCAATGCGTCAGCTACTAGAGCTTTCAGAGCTCGGTCCAGCCCAGCGCCGGCAAACATTATAGCAGCGCGATAGAGGTCTTCAGAATGCGGATGCGAATCCGCGCGATCGAACTCTTGTAAGCCAAACCTAAGAAGCCGATCGATTGCATTAGCATAAATTAGCATATGGTCCGATGCATTCTCTGCAGCACTCTTGGCATTCTGAGCCTCGACGCATTCCACCGGCATGTTTGAGATTTGACCTACGAGCTTACTTCGCAGATCGACGGGCATACCTTCGGACAAGAAGTTATGAGCCGCCAAGTGCAATTCATGGTCGCTGAGAGTTGCCACACATACACGCTACTGCCACCCTCCCCCTACCGCAAGTCCTAGTTAGGATAGACGCTAGACTGCCAGGCAACTAGACTCGCCATACTGATCTGAATAGCCACAACAACAAGGAGACACACTTCGTGAACAAGGGCCTCGCCGATCAGTTCTCGCATCTTATTCCGCCGACAGTTGCAGATCAAGAGAGGGCCATATCAGAAGGAATGATTGCCGTAGACACGGATGTCCTTCTAACTCTCTACCTCTACAGCTCGAATGCACGCGAGCATCTCATGTCAGCACTCGCCAATGTGAGCGGCAGACTTTGGCTTTCCCACCAAGCAGCACTAGAATTCCACCGACACCGACTGCTGATCATCGATGATCGTGGTCGTTCTTATAATGACGCAATGACAGCCCTGAAGGCGTACGACGCAGCAACTCAGCGCGCAACTGATCAGATTCGAGCATTTGCCAATCGAATTGGAATGGCGACCGAAGACAAAGACCGACTAGTTGGATTTCTGACTCCAGACATCGACTCCGCCAATCAAATGAT
Protein-coding sequences here:
- a CDS encoding recombinase family protein is translated as MPVPPADTADLLAQWLNGKKPTTTTATRPDHGSGLRFAFYGRTSTTRHQDRVSSQGWQRDMAEHLIAGHGQIVAAFFDTGTSRRIPWKQRPQATQLIASISAPERSVDAIVVGEYERAFAGTQFATLYTWCTRHGIQLWLPETGGPVDLANRDHRTLLSLLATQSQREVLRARHRVLAAMHNQAIQQGRYLGGRPPYGYQLVDAGPHPNPADARWGRRLQRLAPDPLTAPHVAWMFRQRLAGHSIASIARHLNERGVPCPSSADPDRNRHRTRGAWTLRTVAVILANPRYTGRQTWNRRATDPSGPASMPALSAKAAHPALVTELDFVAAQQVRAARPTTDGRVRRFALAGLIHCGVCDRRLDSHWNHGRATYRCRHGHTSTQRADQPRPKTIYIREDYLVEEISIRLGEEGNDGHVAPALDRPRHRRVAAALRDSGKIIVCDRAGWRLQEIDSS
- a CDS encoding TIR domain-containing protein, yielding MEDTSNDLFMHRWDVALSFAGEQRTYVEKVASSLRLRGIRVFYDDFEKVSIWGKDLYEHLDYVYRVAARYCVLFISEDYARKVWTTHERRSAQARALEENGEYVLPVRFDRVELQGLRPTLGYIDLRDIAPERLAEMIAEKVGTPLRRDYLPPVPVKLFEAMRVTVEDERRIVSSIAENFMQSLRRMTIDERVLIAEIFLVGCKAEMPENIHASLDLIRRDLGISPVETLETIKGLQSVGFKLMNSNVSENHDEDDIVAIAWRDRTAYESEGAAEFAMLRSTEVAYSMLQLGHALCLEHSRVAVTNLDFSTLG
- a CDS encoding P-loop NTPase fold protein encodes the protein MTWQEELRLLDEQLASGKVTADEYRKRRDDILAGAISAPVADASESAVKAPAEEPATPYNGFEMPLAGHAAGFHADTDDGQDRMGIVADVDMLADLVASRLIAPPLSIGLFGNWGTGKSFFMRSMQSRIRATAKAAERAERAAGRRGPEISTFCSSVRQITFNAWHYAEANLWASLATQIFDNIAANGSEDDLSRRADELAELRRTEPSLLTQLSTVRLERMLVAARHERAPVRLGLTADDFAWIARETGVETATTDQIREFAGEAADATTEFRRGWQLLRGNVRAWATLTVGLAFAVVLAVVVRGPLWPAVVSAVSVLAAATPTIATVRKAVRRIRDAADRADQATDQRLAELDAEADRLERAVGDLAPGRDATAFAKSRYASDDYRQHLGIVSLLRRDLETFAAILAREDGGGLERVVLYIDDLDRCPSDVVVKVLEAIHLLVALPVFVVVVGVDPRWLRKAIATHYADLLTDLAPEQYLEKIFQVPFQLSAMNEDAYRGLIRSMAPTRPRSPTTQNTLDAPVAELPPTARPDTSEVDVRPQQLDLSSAEVDFLCGVGKLVPTPRTAKRLLNLYRLIRSRLTNVELSEFVDGDAEPAKAVIVLLALHAADAHTAAELFASVEHLELKSWDEAVAHDWPDPKIAEIAAAVRGIDELPQQMSRYLDWLPLARRFSFDD